Part of the Patescibacteria group bacterium genome is shown below.
GCGAAAAATCCCAGATACCAAATTAAAAAATGCGGAGGAATAATAAATAAAAATGTTGAAAGCACTCCCAGTACCGGAGCCAAAGCATCAAAGAATAAAAACATCTTTGATTTTTTCATATTATTTTTATTGGCCAGCATAAAAGTAATGGTATTCATGCCGTCGGTAAAATCATGAGAAATAACGGCAATGGCCACCAATAAACCAATTGCTTGGTTTACTTGAAACGCAAAACCAATACTGACTCCGTCCATAAAACTGTGTCCGATCAAGGCCAGCGCCGAAAATACACCGACTTGCGGATGTTTGTGTTCGGCATAATCTGTTTCGTGCGTATGATGAATTAAAATTGTTTTTTCCAAAATATGAAATAAAAGAAAACCGATCACCAGGGCAATCATCGGTTCAATGGGCGGATATTTGTTAATGCCGACTTCGGTTATAATTTCCGGTAAAATATCAAAAGCCACCACGCCCAACAATACGCCGGCGGTAAATCCCATTATCAAATGAAGGCGATTTTTAAATTTAATGGCCAATAAACCTCCGGCCAAGGTGGAAACAAAG
Proteins encoded:
- a CDS encoding ZIP family metal transporter, with amino-acid sequence MEIIILAIITFVSTLAGGLLAIKFKNRLHLIMGFTAGVLLGVVAFDILPEIITEVGINKYPPIEPMIALVIGFLLFHILEKTILIHHTHETDYAEHKHPQVGVFSALALIGHSFMDGVSIGFAFQVNQAIGLLVAIAVISHDFTDGMNTITFMLANKNNMKKSKMFLFFDALAPVLGVLSTFLFIIPPHFLIWYLGFFAGFLLYIGASDILPEAHSKHSSPKLICLTCLGVLFIFIITRLV